From a single Photobacterium gaetbulicola Gung47 genomic region:
- a CDS encoding outer-membrane lipoprotein carrier protein (COG2834): MIKKVLLSMLVASPLLLAGQALANPQQELSTRLGKVNAFSADFTQTVVSPEGSLLVEGSGDVSIKRPNLFRWNTETPDENILISDGKTLWYYSPFIEQVTAMWLNDATDQTPFVLLTRNSAADWANYNVSQTADTFTLTPKSGASSMGQFVVTVAKSGEVRSFSVVEQDGQRSNFRLSKFKKHTPAASLFTFTPPEGVELDDQRN, from the coding sequence ATGATTAAAAAAGTGCTTTTGAGTATGTTGGTAGCCAGCCCGCTGTTGCTGGCAGGCCAGGCATTGGCAAATCCGCAGCAGGAACTGAGCACCCGCTTAGGTAAAGTGAATGCGTTCAGTGCCGACTTTACTCAAACCGTCGTGAGCCCCGAGGGCAGCCTGCTGGTGGAAGGTAGCGGTGATGTATCGATCAAGCGGCCGAACCTGTTTCGTTGGAATACCGAAACGCCGGATGAGAATATTCTGATCTCAGATGGTAAGACGTTGTGGTATTACAGTCCGTTTATCGAGCAGGTCACAGCGATGTGGCTTAATGATGCCACCGATCAGACACCGTTTGTGTTGCTGACCCGTAACAGCGCGGCTGACTGGGCCAACTACAATGTGTCGCAAACCGCCGACACCTTCACCCTGACACCGAAAAGTGGTGCGTCTTCGATGGGACAGTTTGTCGTGACGGTTGCCAAGTCCGGTGAAGTGCGCAGTTTCTCGGTGGTAGAGCAAGATGGTCAGCGAAGCAACTTCAGACTGTCTAAATTTAAGAAGCACACGCCTGCAGCCAGCCTGTTCACCTTTACGCCACCAGAGGGCGTGGAGTTGGATGATCAGCGCAATTAG
- a CDS encoding cell division protein FtsK (COG1674), with translation MRKVKGKKQPKMRLSGGQRLLESFLIIGILSAIFIMVALLSFDPADPSWSQTAWEGPVQNKAGSFGALVADTLLFTFGSLAYPLPAVIVLAAWVLFRRRRQPLSVDYMIYGTRLLGLLIIFVASCGLADLNFDDIWYFSSGGVIGDVVSNMALPLFNLLGATLILMFAWAVGFTLFTGISWLTIVDTIGETVLGSMAWLLNKVRADKSEMLTPFAADIPDEHQTEFGRQLAMQQAESEPDADDVLLASSSRASSEPGDDRNRFARQEPSFGQSEQPDPLLDGAGPQADPLLDSSEPKIVMPERHRQAQAQTIVTAPASTALAATASATALAEASTESTAVLAELPVSQPVVYTQAPSQQSAPAVQPQTTAPVEPTTTGASEVHVQAQTSEAIVEEVVDVQSTQQAKGMTIAELERQLDIDENFTVYVDEGQGPSSDGITAGIGAVAEPTPPASSPVIDTAVNDQAIAATAAANPQVALEPELSTGMSFNNDDFVPEATESHSSPVHFDPVTTESHVAETGTFEPVVESEPVYQAQSAMVEAEPEMPTATMSGGNAEMAHDIEIGVQDGMSELERAEREIAPAEESNEEGLSDEEAFLKKIRDAQKAQAQAAGLDNPFLMKREADLPKPTSPMPTIDLLAPPKQNVQSTTEEELKQTAMLVEAKLADYKIKAKVVGVYPGPVITRYELDLAPGVKVSRISGLAKDLARALSASAVRVVEVIPGKPYIGLELPNVNRETVYMSEVVASDNFQHKKGALPIVLGYDIAGEAVVADLSKMPHLLVAGTTGSGKSVGVNVMILSLLYKCKPEDCRFIMIDPKMLELSIYEGIPHLLTEVVTDMKDASNALRWCVGEMERRYKLMAACGVRNLAGFNAKLEEAAAAGHPIHDPLWKPGDSMDEYPPLLEKMPSIVVIVDEFADLMMVVGKKVEELIARLAQKARAAGIHLVLATQRPSVDVITGLIKANIPSRMAFTVSTKTDSRTILDQGGAESLLGMGDMLYLPAGSNHPVRVHGAFASDEDVHNVVNDWKARGKPQYIEGILEADQGAEGLLPGETPTGGDDDLDQLFDEVAAFVAESRRGSVSGVQRRFKIGYNRAARIVEQLEAHGIVSAPGHNGNREVLAPPPPPRD, from the coding sequence TTGAGGAAAGTAAAGGGCAAGAAGCAGCCTAAAATGCGTCTTTCCGGGGGACAGCGCTTACTGGAGAGCTTTCTGATCATCGGCATCCTGTCGGCGATTTTCATCATGGTTGCGCTGTTGAGTTTCGATCCTGCTGACCCTTCTTGGTCCCAGACTGCTTGGGAAGGGCCGGTGCAGAACAAGGCCGGGTCCTTCGGTGCACTGGTTGCCGATACCTTGCTGTTTACGTTTGGTTCCCTGGCCTACCCGCTGCCAGCGGTCATTGTTCTTGCTGCCTGGGTTCTTTTCCGCAGGCGCCGGCAGCCACTCAGCGTGGATTACATGATTTACGGCACCCGTTTGCTCGGCCTGCTGATCATCTTTGTCGCCAGTTGTGGACTGGCCGACCTTAACTTTGACGACATCTGGTATTTCTCCTCCGGTGGGGTGATTGGCGATGTAGTATCGAATATGGCCCTGCCTCTGTTTAATTTGCTGGGGGCCACCCTGATCCTGATGTTTGCCTGGGCGGTAGGCTTTACTCTCTTTACCGGGATCTCCTGGCTGACCATCGTCGATACCATTGGCGAAACGGTACTCGGCTCGATGGCATGGCTGCTGAACAAAGTGCGCGCTGATAAATCAGAGATGTTGACGCCGTTCGCGGCAGACATTCCCGATGAGCACCAGACCGAATTCGGCCGCCAACTGGCCATGCAGCAAGCCGAATCCGAACCCGATGCGGATGATGTTCTGCTGGCTTCGAGTAGTCGCGCCTCTTCCGAGCCGGGCGATGACAGAAACCGATTTGCCCGCCAGGAACCTAGTTTCGGCCAGTCGGAACAGCCTGATCCGCTACTGGATGGGGCCGGGCCTCAAGCCGATCCATTGCTGGACTCCAGTGAACCGAAGATAGTTATGCCGGAGCGTCATCGCCAAGCCCAGGCACAAACGATAGTGACCGCCCCAGCTTCGACAGCTTTGGCTGCGACGGCTTCGGCAACTGCACTAGCTGAAGCGAGCACCGAATCGACAGCTGTATTAGCAGAACTACCGGTCAGCCAGCCTGTTGTTTATACCCAAGCGCCTTCGCAACAGAGCGCCCCGGCTGTTCAGCCGCAAACGACCGCGCCTGTTGAGCCAACTACGACGGGTGCCTCTGAAGTTCATGTACAGGCGCAGACGAGCGAAGCTATTGTCGAAGAGGTTGTTGATGTTCAATCTACCCAGCAAGCCAAAGGTATGACGATTGCCGAGCTTGAAAGGCAGCTGGATATCGATGAGAACTTCACGGTGTATGTTGATGAAGGGCAGGGTCCATCTTCTGATGGTATCACTGCTGGAATCGGTGCGGTTGCAGAACCAACACCTCCTGCTTCTTCCCCGGTAATCGATACTGCTGTGAATGATCAAGCTATTGCAGCGACGGCTGCTGCGAACCCGCAAGTTGCATTAGAGCCGGAACTCTCAACGGGTATGTCATTCAACAATGATGATTTTGTTCCTGAAGCAACGGAATCGCATTCATCACCGGTTCATTTCGACCCTGTTACAACAGAGTCTCATGTTGCTGAAACCGGTACTTTCGAACCTGTCGTTGAATCAGAGCCTGTGTACCAAGCGCAAAGCGCCATGGTTGAGGCTGAGCCAGAGATGCCAACAGCTACAATGTCTGGGGGCAATGCTGAAATGGCACACGATATCGAGATTGGTGTTCAGGATGGCATGTCCGAGTTGGAGCGGGCTGAACGTGAAATTGCACCAGCTGAAGAGAGTAACGAAGAAGGCTTGAGCGACGAAGAGGCCTTCCTCAAGAAAATCCGTGATGCCCAGAAAGCCCAAGCGCAAGCGGCCGGTCTGGACAACCCGTTCTTGATGAAGCGCGAAGCTGACTTGCCGAAACCGACGTCGCCGATGCCGACGATTGATCTGCTGGCACCGCCAAAGCAGAACGTGCAGTCAACCACCGAGGAAGAGCTCAAGCAAACCGCGATGCTGGTGGAAGCCAAGCTGGCTGACTATAAGATCAAAGCGAAAGTGGTTGGGGTGTACCCGGGGCCGGTCATTACCCGCTATGAGCTCGATCTGGCGCCGGGGGTGAAAGTCAGCCGTATTTCCGGTTTGGCCAAGGACTTGGCGCGAGCCCTGTCTGCCTCTGCAGTCCGTGTGGTTGAGGTTATTCCGGGTAAGCCATATATCGGTCTTGAGCTGCCGAATGTGAACCGGGAAACGGTTTATATGTCAGAGGTCGTCGCCAGCGATAACTTCCAGCACAAGAAGGGGGCTTTGCCGATTGTGCTCGGTTACGACATTGCCGGTGAGGCCGTGGTCGCTGATCTGAGCAAGATGCCCCACCTGCTGGTTGCCGGTACCACGGGATCCGGTAAATCGGTGGGGGTCAACGTGATGATTTTGAGCTTGCTGTACAAGTGCAAGCCTGAAGACTGTCGCTTTATTATGATCGACCCGAAAATGCTCGAGTTGTCTATCTACGAAGGCATTCCGCATTTGTTGACCGAAGTGGTTACCGACATGAAAGATGCCAGCAATGCCTTGCGCTGGTGTGTCGGTGAGATGGAACGTCGCTATAAGCTAATGGCTGCTTGTGGGGTGCGTAATTTGGCCGGTTTTAACGCCAAGTTGGAAGAAGCCGCTGCCGCAGGCCACCCGATCCATGATCCGTTGTGGAAACCGGGTGACAGCATGGATGAGTATCCGCCACTGTTGGAAAAAATGCCGAGTATCGTGGTCATCGTCGATGAATTTGCCGATCTGATGATGGTTGTCGGTAAGAAAGTTGAAGAGCTGATTGCTCGATTGGCGCAGAAAGCACGTGCCGCGGGGATCCACCTAGTGTTGGCAACCCAGCGTCCATCGGTAGATGTCATCACCGGTCTTATCAAGGCCAATATCCCGAGCCGGATGGCCTTTACGGTATCGACCAAAACGGACTCGCGCACCATTCTGGACCAAGGTGGTGCAGAATCCTTGCTCGGTATGGGTGACATGCTCTACTTGCCTGCTGGCAGTAACCACCCTGTTCGTGTTCACGGTGCGTTTGCCTCGGATGAAGATGTTCACAACGTGGTCAACGACTGGAAAGCCCGCGGTAAACCTCAGTACATCGAGGGTATTCTTGAGGCTGACCAAGGAGCTGAAGGCCTGTTGCCGGGAGAAACCCCGACCGGCGGCGATGACGATTTGGATCAGCTGTTTGATGAAGTGGCGGCCTTTGTTGCCGAATCGCGACGCGGCTCAGTGTCAGGTGTCCAGCGTCGCTTCAAGATCGGCTATAACCGAGCGGCCCGTATTGTCGAACAGCTTGAGGCGCACGGCATTGTCAGTGCGCCGGGCCACAATGGTAACCGTGAAGTGTTGGCCCCGCCGCCGCCACCTCGCGATTAA
- a CDS encoding leucine-responsive transcriptional regulator (COG1522) yields MVDTKKKPSKELDRIDRNILNELQKDGRISNVELSKRVGLSPTPCLERVRRLERQGYISGYTALLNPQYLDASLLVFVEITLNRGAPDVFEQFNKSVQELEDIQECHLVSGDFDYLLKTRVSDMSAYRKLLGETLLRLPGVNDTRTYVVMEEVKQTNNLVIKTR; encoded by the coding sequence ATGGTAGATACCAAGAAAAAACCATCCAAGGAATTGGATCGTATTGACCGTAACATATTGAATGAGCTTCAAAAAGACGGTCGTATTTCAAATGTAGAGTTATCCAAGCGTGTCGGCTTGTCTCCAACTCCGTGTCTTGAGCGTGTACGCCGCTTGGAGCGTCAGGGCTACATCAGTGGCTACACCGCGCTTCTCAATCCGCAGTATCTTGATGCCTCCCTGTTGGTGTTCGTAGAAATCACGCTAAACCGGGGTGCGCCGGATGTGTTTGAGCAATTCAACAAGTCAGTGCAAGAATTGGAAGACATCCAAGAATGCCACTTGGTATCTGGTGACTTCGACTACTTGCTGAAAACCCGCGTGTCTGACATGTCCGCATACCGTAAACTGTTGGGTGAAACCCTGCTGCGTCTGCCTGGGGTTAACGATACCCGTACCTACGTGGTCATGGAAGAAGTGAAGCAGACAAACAATCTGGTGATCAAAACACGTTAA
- a CDS encoding putative alanine dehydrogenase (COG0686) — MIIGVPKEIKNHEYRVGLVTSSVRELTSLGHQVLVETQAGVGIGLSDSDYENAGATIISTAKEVFTRSEMIVKVKEPQAVERAMLSEGQILFTYLHLAPDFPQTKDLIDSKAVCIAYETVTDASGKLPLLAPMSEVAGRMSIQAGAQTLENSSGGRGLLLSGVPGVEPANVLILGGGVVGSNAARIAVGMRANVTLLDRNVDTLRALDIEFRGAVNLVYSTSEAIDRLVPEADIIIGAVLIPGAAAPKLITAEHVKLMKPGSALVDVAIDQGGCFETSHPTTHTDPTYIVDDVVHYCVANMPGAVARTSAFALNNATLPYVIKLANLGYKKALLDDPGFLAGMNIIYGKVTCKEVADSFNLHFTDPTVAISMH; from the coding sequence ATGATTATTGGTGTCCCCAAAGAAATCAAAAATCACGAGTACCGTGTTGGCTTAGTTACCAGCAGTGTCCGTGAGCTCACATCACTCGGCCATCAAGTCTTGGTCGAAACCCAAGCCGGTGTCGGGATCGGGCTGTCGGACTCAGACTATGAGAACGCTGGCGCTACAATTATTTCTACCGCTAAAGAAGTTTTTACCAGATCAGAGATGATTGTCAAAGTAAAAGAGCCCCAAGCAGTAGAAAGAGCCATGCTGTCCGAAGGACAAATTTTATTCACCTATCTCCATCTTGCACCAGATTTTCCACAAACAAAAGACCTAATAGACAGCAAAGCTGTCTGTATTGCTTACGAAACCGTCACCGATGCCTCCGGCAAATTACCGCTTCTCGCCCCGATGTCTGAAGTCGCTGGCAGAATGTCCATCCAAGCAGGCGCGCAAACGCTAGAGAATTCTAGCGGCGGGCGAGGTTTGCTGCTGAGCGGCGTCCCCGGCGTCGAGCCGGCCAACGTCCTCATTTTAGGTGGCGGGGTCGTCGGCTCCAATGCCGCTCGGATAGCCGTGGGAATGCGGGCCAATGTCACCTTGCTCGATCGCAATGTCGATACGTTAAGGGCGCTGGACATCGAGTTCAGAGGTGCCGTCAACCTGGTCTATTCAACTTCCGAGGCCATAGACCGCTTGGTGCCTGAAGCCGACATTATTATTGGCGCGGTGCTGATCCCCGGAGCCGCTGCGCCCAAGCTCATTACCGCGGAGCACGTCAAGCTGATGAAGCCCGGCTCAGCGCTGGTTGACGTCGCAATCGACCAAGGCGGCTGCTTTGAAACCTCACACCCGACAACCCATACCGATCCTACCTATATCGTCGATGATGTGGTCCATTATTGTGTCGCCAATATGCCGGGAGCCGTCGCACGAACGTCCGCTTTCGCTCTGAATAACGCAACGTTGCCGTATGTAATCAAGCTGGCCAACTTGGGATACAAGAAAGCCCTGCTAGACGATCCGGGATTCCTGGCCGGTATGAATATCATCTACGGCAAGGTCACCTGTAAGGAAGTGGCCGATAGCTTCAATTTGCACTTTACCGATCCAACCGTCGCTATTAGCATGCACTAG
- a CDS encoding putative thioredoxin reductase (COG0492) translates to MSNVRHCKLLILGSGPAGYTAAVYAARANLNPVMITGMQQGGQLTTTTEVENWPGDAEGLTGPGLMDRMKEHAERFDTEIIFDHINETDFSQRPFRLKGDNAEYTCDALIIATGASAKYLGLESEENFKGRGVSACATCDGFFYRNQKVAVVGGGNTAVEEALYLSNIASEVHLIHRRDTFRSEKILIKRLMDKVEHGNIILHTDRVLDEVLGDEMGVTAVRIKDTQSDATETLDVMGAFIAIGHQPNTGIFEGQLEMNNGYIKVQSGTEGNATQTSVEGIFAAGDVMDHTYRQAITSAGTGCMAALDAERYLDALEEQK, encoded by the coding sequence ATGAGTAACGTAAGACATTGTAAACTGCTCATCCTTGGTTCTGGTCCTGCTGGCTACACTGCCGCAGTGTATGCTGCGCGTGCCAACCTCAACCCGGTCATGATCACGGGTATGCAGCAAGGTGGTCAGCTCACCACCACCACAGAAGTTGAAAACTGGCCAGGTGATGCCGAAGGCCTCACAGGCCCTGGGCTGATGGATCGCATGAAAGAGCACGCTGAGCGATTCGACACCGAGATCATTTTTGATCACATCAACGAGACTGACTTCAGCCAGCGTCCTTTCCGCCTGAAAGGCGACAACGCAGAATACACCTGTGACGCACTGATCATCGCAACGGGTGCCTCAGCCAAATACCTGGGTCTGGAATCAGAAGAGAATTTCAAAGGCCGCGGCGTCTCTGCCTGCGCGACCTGTGATGGCTTCTTCTACCGCAACCAGAAAGTGGCGGTAGTCGGCGGCGGCAACACTGCTGTCGAAGAGGCGTTGTACCTGTCCAACATCGCATCGGAGGTTCACCTGATCCACCGCCGTGATACCTTCCGCTCGGAGAAAATCCTGATCAAGCGACTGATGGACAAAGTTGAACACGGCAACATCATCCTTCACACCGACCGTGTACTGGATGAAGTGCTGGGCGATGAGATGGGCGTAACTGCCGTTCGCATCAAGGATACTCAGTCTGATGCGACCGAAACACTAGACGTAATGGGTGCGTTCATTGCTATCGGCCACCAGCCGAATACTGGCATTTTTGAGGGCCAGTTAGAGATGAACAACGGTTACATCAAAGTACAGTCAGGTACTGAAGGCAACGCCACCCAGACCAGCGTCGAAGGCATCTTTGCCGCCGGTGATGTGATGGATCACACCTACCGCCAGGCCATCACCTCAGCAGGTACTGGCTGCATGGCTGCCCTTGATGCAGAACGCTACCTCGACGCGTTAGAAGAGCAAAAATAA
- a CDS encoding cysteine/glutathione ABC transporter membrane/ATP-binding component (COG4988) — translation MDKQLQRDLTKWLKSQSKLAKRWLMLSVGLGFLSGLLLVGQAALLAHILHQLIIEHTDKYQLVSSFIGLFIIVGLRAGCSWGREIFGYRCGEQIRLHIRQLILQRLQQLGPAYIKGKPAGVWASLVLEQVEEMQDFFSRYIPQMSIAVLVPLVILFAVFPLNWAAGLIFLITAPLVPMFMALVGLGAADANRRNFKALQRLSGHFYDRLQGLSTLRLYHRAEAEAENLHAASHVLRKRTMEVLRMAFLSSAVLEFFSAISVAIVAVYFGFSFIGELNFGHYGVPISLFTGLFILVLAPEFYQPLRDLGTFYHAKAQAIGAAESIVEFLNSEADGMSQGQTNLDSPETISISADQLEVLSPQGQVLAGPLSFSINAHEQVALVGPSGAGKTSLLNALLGFLPYRGSLKVNGTELSELDHSQWRQAISWVGQNPLLLHGTVRDNITLGNPLATEQHIKQVAQQAYADEFIQRLELGYQHQVGDRSGGLSVGQAQRIAVARAMLQSGAFWLLDEPTASLDANSEHLVLESLKTAVNGQTTLMVSHRLDQLAAMDRVLVMENGKLVQNGPFEQIRQQGLLAEMLAHTDKRDLDA, via the coding sequence ATGGACAAACAATTACAACGCGATTTAACCAAGTGGTTGAAATCACAGAGCAAGCTGGCAAAACGCTGGCTCATGCTCAGTGTCGGCCTTGGGTTCTTGTCGGGGTTGCTACTCGTTGGCCAGGCAGCTTTGCTGGCCCATATCCTGCACCAACTCATCATTGAACACACCGATAAATACCAGCTGGTTTCCAGTTTTATCGGGCTATTTATCATTGTCGGCCTGCGGGCTGGCTGTAGCTGGGGGCGGGAAATTTTCGGTTACCGCTGCGGCGAGCAAATTCGACTCCACATCCGCCAGCTGATCCTACAGCGCCTGCAGCAGTTAGGCCCAGCCTACATTAAAGGTAAACCAGCCGGCGTGTGGGCCAGCCTAGTGCTGGAGCAGGTAGAAGAGATGCAGGACTTCTTCTCCCGCTACATCCCACAAATGTCGATTGCGGTTTTGGTTCCACTGGTAATTTTATTCGCCGTATTCCCTCTTAACTGGGCCGCGGGGCTGATTTTCCTGATCACCGCGCCACTGGTGCCTATGTTCATGGCGCTGGTCGGTTTGGGGGCAGCCGATGCTAACCGCCGCAACTTCAAGGCGCTACAACGCCTGTCGGGTCACTTTTACGACCGCCTGCAAGGCCTGTCGACCCTGCGCCTGTACCACCGTGCCGAGGCAGAAGCGGAAAACCTCCACGCCGCCTCCCACGTGCTGCGCAAGCGAACCATGGAAGTGTTGCGGATGGCCTTCCTCTCGTCGGCGGTGCTGGAGTTTTTCTCCGCCATCTCGGTAGCGATTGTTGCGGTATACTTTGGCTTCTCCTTTATCGGCGAGCTGAATTTCGGCCACTACGGGGTGCCAATCAGCCTATTTACCGGTCTGTTCATCCTGGTGCTGGCGCCGGAGTTCTACCAGCCGCTGCGTGATCTGGGCACCTTCTACCACGCCAAGGCCCAGGCCATCGGTGCGGCAGAGTCCATTGTCGAATTCCTCAACAGCGAAGCGGATGGCATGAGCCAGGGCCAGACCAACCTCGATTCGCCGGAAACTATCTCCATCAGTGCCGACCAGCTCGAGGTACTGAGCCCGCAAGGCCAGGTACTGGCGGGCCCGCTCAGCTTTAGCATCAATGCTCACGAACAAGTCGCCCTGGTCGGCCCAAGCGGTGCCGGCAAAACCAGCCTGCTCAATGCGCTGCTTGGCTTCCTGCCCTACCGTGGCAGCCTGAAGGTCAACGGCACCGAGCTCAGTGAGCTTGATCACAGCCAGTGGCGCCAGGCGATCAGCTGGGTCGGCCAAAACCCGCTGCTGCTGCACGGCACTGTCCGCGACAACATCACACTGGGCAACCCGCTTGCTACCGAGCAGCACATCAAGCAAGTCGCACAACAGGCCTACGCCGATGAATTCATCCAGCGTCTGGAGCTAGGTTACCAGCATCAGGTCGGGGATCGTTCCGGGGGGCTATCGGTTGGCCAGGCCCAGCGTATCGCCGTCGCGCGTGCCATGCTGCAAAGCGGGGCTTTCTGGCTGCTCGATGAGCCTACCGCCAGCCTAGATGCCAATTCGGAACACTTGGTGCTAGAGAGCCTGAAAACGGCAGTCAACGGCCAGACGACGCTGATGGTGAGCCATCGCCTCGACCAACTCGCCGCCATGGACCGAGTTCTGGTAATGGAAAACGGTAAACTGGTCCAGAATGGTCCATTCGAACAGATCCGCCAGCAAGGCCTGCTTGCTGAGATGCTGGCCCATACCGACAAGAGGGATCTCGATGCGTGA
- a CDS encoding cysteine/glutathione ABC transporter membrane/ATP-binding component (COG4987), translating into MRDLIPYLKLYRKHWFGLTLGMLLGLGTLLAAMSLLTLSGWFIAASAVAGLTIARETFNYMLPGAGVRGFSIARTAGRWGERVVSHNATFKLLADLRLFFFRKLTPLIPGRQANLRDADLLNRLVADVDAMDHVYLRLVSPLIIGVIGLLAITGFLAWFDVTIGLTLGAILLALMLTLPVIFYRLGKSNGETLTMAKANYRVKMLDWIQGNAELLLFNAEDRYYQAALDEQQALLAAQRKMANLTGLANAMLMAATGWTLVLITWMAADGIAGLAPDPFVAMVAFATMASFELMMPVAGAFQYLGQTLTSARRLNEIIEATPDTPFDANGHCAEVKGALDIQDISYTYYGSDEPVLKNISLTIGAGDKVALLGRTGCGKSTLLQLLTRNWDPQQGQITLDSVPLPQWQEAPLRQAITVVSQRVDVFNGSLRENLLLAKPEGRDEEFCEVLEKVGLGALLEEKGLDTWLGEGGRQISGGERRRIGIARALLHNAPILLMDEPTEGLDRRTEQQIMALLLEHAQDKTVLFITHRLVGLEQMDQICLMDEGEIIEQGKHHTLLSQNGRYTELWQRI; encoded by the coding sequence ATGCGTGATTTAATCCCTTATCTCAAGCTATATCGTAAACACTGGTTCGGCCTGACCCTTGGCATGCTGCTCGGGCTTGGCACACTGCTTGCGGCCATGAGCCTGCTGACCCTGTCGGGCTGGTTTATCGCCGCCTCCGCGGTGGCGGGCCTTACCATCGCCCGTGAGACCTTCAACTACATGCTGCCGGGTGCCGGCGTACGCGGTTTCTCGATCGCCCGTACTGCGGGTCGCTGGGGCGAGCGCGTAGTCAGCCACAATGCCACCTTCAAGCTGCTGGCTGATCTGCGTTTATTCTTCTTCCGCAAGCTGACCCCGCTGATCCCGGGTCGTCAGGCCAACCTGCGCGATGCCGACTTGCTCAACCGCCTGGTTGCCGACGTCGATGCCATGGACCATGTTTACCTGCGCTTGGTCAGCCCGCTGATCATCGGCGTGATTGGCCTGTTGGCGATTACCGGCTTCCTCGCTTGGTTCGATGTCACTATCGGCCTGACGCTGGGCGCAATTTTGCTGGCCCTGATGCTTACCCTGCCGGTTATTTTCTACCGCCTGGGCAAGTCCAACGGCGAAACCCTGACCATGGCCAAGGCCAACTACCGGGTGAAGATGCTGGACTGGATCCAGGGCAATGCCGAGCTGTTGCTGTTCAATGCCGAGGATCGCTACTACCAAGCAGCCCTTGATGAGCAGCAAGCCCTGCTGGCTGCCCAGCGCAAGATGGCTAACCTGACCGGCCTGGCCAATGCCATGTTGATGGCGGCAACCGGCTGGACCCTGGTATTGATCACCTGGATGGCGGCGGACGGGATTGCCGGCCTGGCCCCCGATCCGTTCGTGGCGATGGTGGCCTTTGCCACAATGGCCAGCTTCGAGTTGATGATGCCTGTGGCCGGTGCCTTCCAGTACCTAGGCCAGACCCTGACTTCTGCCCGCCGCCTCAATGAGATCATCGAGGCGACACCGGATACTCCATTTGATGCCAACGGCCATTGCGCCGAGGTTAAAGGGGCGCTGGATATCCAAGACATCAGCTACACCTACTACGGTAGCGATGAGCCGGTGCTGAAAAATATTTCACTGACAATCGGAGCTGGCGACAAAGTTGCGCTGCTTGGCCGTACTGGCTGTGGTAAATCAACCCTGTTGCAGCTGCTGACCCGTAACTGGGATCCGCAGCAAGGGCAAATTACCTTAGATAGCGTCCCGCTGCCCCAGTGGCAGGAAGCACCTCTGCGCCAGGCCATCACGGTTGTAAGCCAGCGTGTCGATGTCTTCAATGGCTCACTGCGTGAAAACTTGTTGTTAGCCAAACCCGAAGGCCGCGACGAAGAATTCTGCGAAGTACTTGAAAAAGTTGGACTTGGTGCCCTACTGGAAGAAAAAGGCTTGGATACCTGGCTGGGTGAAGGCGGTCGCCAGATCTCCGGCGGCGAACGTCGCCGTATCGGTATCGCCCGTGCCCTGCTGCATAATGCGCCAATCCTGCTGATGGATGAGCCGACCGAGGGGCTCGATCGCCGTACCGAGCAGCAGATCATGGCGTTGCTGCTAGAACACGCCCAAGACAAGACCGTGCTGTTCATTACCCATCGCCTGGTCGGCCTTGAGCAGATGGATCAGATTTGTTTGATGGACGAAGGTGAGATCATCGAGCAAGGCAAACACCACACTCTGCTTAGCCAAAATGGCCGTTACACCGAATTGTGGCAGCGCATCTAG
- a CDS encoding putative ribosomal-protein-alanine acetyltransferase (COG1670), which translates to MLLFHSIISRAASINIGDATVRLITTKDVAAITAYYQRNRAFLQPWEPLREEAFFTETGWHRRLEQLMQLHRHKMAYYFVIQQQGSDEICGVVNYSNLVRHPFHACHVGYSLDQDCQGKGLMSRALAATNEWMFEDQSFHRIMAAYMPRNAKSAAVLKKCGFVIEGEAKDYLLINGKWEDHILTSRLNADWTMPV; encoded by the coding sequence GTGCTGTTGTTTCATTCTATTATCAGCCGAGCAGCGTCGATCAATATTGGTGATGCGACGGTGAGGCTTATTACCACTAAAGATGTTGCGGCTATAACCGCATACTATCAGCGCAACCGGGCGTTCCTGCAGCCTTGGGAGCCGCTGCGCGAGGAAGCCTTTTTCACTGAAACCGGCTGGCACCGACGGCTGGAGCAACTGATGCAGCTGCACCGACACAAAATGGCTTACTATTTCGTTATTCAGCAACAGGGCAGTGACGAGATATGTGGGGTAGTCAATTACAGCAACCTCGTCCGCCATCCTTTCCATGCCTGCCATGTTGGCTATTCGCTGGATCAGGATTGCCAGGGAAAAGGGTTGATGAGCCGGGCGTTGGCCGCGACCAATGAGTGGATGTTCGAGGATCAATCCTTTCACCGGATCATGGCGGCCTACATGCCCCGCAATGCCAAGAGTGCGGCGGTATTAAAAAAATGTGGTTTTGTGATTGAGGGAGAAGCGAAAGATTACTTGTTAATCAACGGTAAATGGGAGGATCATATCCTGACATCTCGTCTCAATGCAGACTGGACCATGCCGGTTTAG